In the genome of Candidatus Electrothrix rattekaaiensis, the window AGAAGGCGTGGTTGTTATAGATGTCGGTGTGAACCGCATTGGAATGACCGAGTCCGGTAAAGCCAAGCTGGCCGGTGATGTGGATTTTGAGTCGGTCAAAGAAAAGGCCTCTGCCATCACCCCGGTGCCCGGTGGTGTCGGTCCGATGACCATCACCATGCTGATGAAAAACACCGTGCAGTCTGCCAGACAGTTTGCAGGACTGGCTTAAGATCGGGGATCGTCAAAGGATCTTTAAGGGATCGTTAAGGAATAATTTTAAGGATATGGAAACAGGCATCCGTCGGGATGCCTGCTCTCAGACTTCTGTTTTCGAGGAGACCGTACTATGGCTAAGCCTAATCGCTGCGAAAGCTGCAACGATATAACCGCCAGCTCAACTCGCGACCTGCTGAACCAGGATCTTGCCAAGCAGGTTCGCACCGCCTATGACCGTATTGAGGATCGGGGAATGTCCGCCTGTCTGTTCGGCTCAGGAGGCACCTGCTGCCGTAACTGCAATATGGGACCCTGTCAGATCATTGACGGTGTTGAATCTATGGTCGGCATCTGCGGTGCCACAGCGGATACGGTTGCGGCCCGAAATTTCGCCCGCGTGGTGGCGGCCGGTACTTCGGCTCATACTGATCATGCCCGGGAAATGGTGCGCGGTTTCATTGCCACGGCAAAAGGGGAAACCCCGCACGAGATTAAGGATGTAGCGAAGCTGCATGATATGGCCCAACTTTTCGGTATTGCAACCGAAGACCGAGACAAGAACGAGATCGCCCTTGAGCTGGGCGAGAAGGCTCTGGCAGAGTTTGGTAGCCAAGATGGTACTCCGCTGACCATGCTCAAGCGGGCCCCGGAAAAACAGCAGAAGATCTGGAAGGAACAAGGGGTTGAGCCGCGTGGCATTGATCGCGAGGTTGTGGAGATGATGCATCGTACCCATATGGGTGTGGATCAGGAGTATCATAATATCATAAAGCAGGCCAGTCGCTGCGCCTTGGCCGACGGTTGGGGTGCTTCCATGCTCTCCACCGAGTTGACCGATATTATGTTCGGTACGCCGGTCCCCAAACGAGCCATTGTTGATCTCGGCGTGCTTAGGGAAGATATGGTCAACGTGACCGTGCATGGTCATGAGCCGCTTTTGGCAGAGTCCCTTTGTCTGGCAGCTGAGGACGAGGAGATACTAGCTCTGGCGAAAAAGGCCGGTGCCAAGGGAATTAACTTGGCCGGTGTTTGTTGTACCGGTAACGAAATCCTGATGCGTCGGGGTATCCCGGTAGCAGGCTCCTTTATCCAGCAGGAGATGGTATTGGCTACCGGTGCGGTGGAGGCTATGGTCGTGGATGTCCAGTGCGTGATGCAGTCGCTGGCCCAGGTCGTGAAAGGAAAGCATACCGACATCATTACCACCAACTATCGTGCCAAGATGCCCGACGGTGTGCATATTCAGTTTGACGAGCATGACGCCTATGCCTCAGCTAAGCAGATCTTGGCACATGCTATTGGCAACTTCAAGAAACGGGGTGAGCACTATATCCCGAAAGACAAGAAATTTGATGTGGTTGTCGGTTTCTCCCATGAGACTATCAATTACATGCTCGGCGGTCGCTTCCGTCAGTCTTATCGTCCCTTGAATGACAATATTATTAACGGTCGTATTCGCGGCGTAGGTGCCTTGGTCGGCTGTGAGCATTATAAGTATTCTGATGATATTCATTTTGAGATCGCCAAAGAGCTGATTAAGAATAATGTGCTGGTGCTGGCCACCGGTTGTGCGGCCCAGGCCCTTGGTAGGCGAGGATTGATGCGTCCAGAAGCGGCAATTGAGTATGCCGGAGATGGGCTGCGCGAGGTCTGCGAGACCGTGGGTATGCCGCCGGTTCTCCATGTCGGTTCCTGTGTTGATAACTCCCGTCTCCTGATCGCCCTGACCGCGATGGTTAAAGAGGGGGGATTGGGTGATGATATTGCCGAGCTGCCTGCCGTTGGTTCTGCACCCCTGTGGATGAGTGAAAAAGCCGTTGCCATTGGCCAGTACTTTGTCGCCAGCGGTGCCCATGTTATCTTTCAGGATCTGCCCATCAACGGGGCCAAGAAGTTCTCAGAATATCTTCTCAAGGATATCAAGGAGGAGTTTGGTGCCTGTTGGGGCGTCCAAAACAATCCTTTGGATATTGCCAAGGCCATGATCGCGGCTATTGATGAAAAACGTGAGGCCCTGGGAATCAATAAGAAGAAAGAGCGCGTGCTTATGGATATGGCTATGCGTCGGGATCTGGAAGCAGGCAAAGGTATTGCCGGTGCCGGTTGCGGCGGTTGAGCCGCGAAAAGCATTGATGCGGACGACGACGTAGTAGGGGCACGGCGTGCCGTGCCCCTACGGCATAAAAAATAAGGCATTGAGTTCTGCAGAACAAATTTCTGCCCGCAGGGCGGATCAGGTATAGAGGAGAGGAGGATTGATGAAATCGGGGAGCAATTTGGAGCGGGTGCTCAGGAGCGGCGCATTTGCCGTGACCGGTGAGCTGGGGCCGCCGAAGAACAGTGACCCTGATGTGGTCAGAGAGAAGGCGAGAATCCTGAAAGGCAATGTGGATGCGGTTAATATCACCGACTGTCAGACCGCGATAGTCCGGATGTCATCCATCGGTGCCGGGCTGCTGGCCCAGGCCGAAGGGGTGGAGCCGGTTATCCAGATGACCTGTCGGGACAGAAACCGAATCGGTATGCAGTCGGATTTGCTGGCTGCATCCGCACTGGGGCTGAAGAATTTGCTTTGTCTGACCGGCGATCATCAGAAGTTCGGCAATCATCCCGGTTCTAAAGGCGTATTTGATATGGATTCTATCCAGCTGTTAGGGATGATCCGGGATATGCGGGACGGGAAGAAATTTCAATGCGGCGAGGAAATTAAAGGAAAGGGGACAGATCTCTTTCTCGGTGCAGCAGCCAATCCCTTTGCCTATCCTCATGAGTTCCGAGCGGTGCGCATGGGGAAAAAGATTGCCAACGGTGCTGATTTTATCCAGACCCAGATCATTTATAATCTGGATCGCTTTGCCGAGTTTATGAAGACGGCTCGCGAACTCGGTCTGCATGAAAAAGCCTATATCCTTGCCGGTGTGACTCCGCCCAAGTCTGTGGGCATGGCACGCTACATGAAGAAATTTGTGCCGGGCATGGATGTGACCGACGAGGTCATCAAACGGATGCAGGGGGCAAAGGATAAAAAGCAGGAAGGAATTAACATCTGTGTTGATATTATCAATCAGGTCAAAGAGATTCCCGGTGTGGCTGGTGTTCATGTCATGGCCATTGAGTGGGAAGAGGCGGTTCCTGAAATTTGTGAAAAAGCAGGTCTGCTCCCACGTCCGACTTTTGATGTTTTTGGCGAGCCTGCCCTTGCGTTTGAAGCTACAGAAGAAAAGGCTGCCGAGGCTATTGAGGTCAGAGGTACTGACGAAGATCTGGATGCCGCCGATGATGTTCTGGAACAAGCCAAGGCCGAAGCTGAAAAAATTATAGCCGCCGCCCGGACCCAAGCTGCCGCTTTTGCCGGTCAGACTGCTCAGTCCGGCGAAGCGACAACGGAAAATGCTGCTGTCGGCGGACAGGCGGCAGATGATGCAGGAGAACATGCGATGAATGAAAAAGGCCGCCGTGCGGCATTGGAATCAGTCAATCAGGGCCTGAATGCCTTGAAAAAGGCCTACGGCCTGAGCGATGATCAGTTTGATGCATTGATGAACTTTGTTGATGCAGCTTCGGTACTGAATAAAGAACCGGAGGGGATGACACAACAGCCTTCCGGAGCAACTCCTGCACCTGCCTCTCCTGCTGTACCGGCGGTTGAAGAAAAAACAGATGATGCCGCCGCCAAAGCAAAGGCGGAAGCTGAAGCTAAGGCAAAAGCCGAAGCCGCTGCCAAGGCAGAGGCGGAAGCTAAAGCAAAGGCTGATGTAGAGGCCAAGGCAAAAGCCGAAGCTGTTGCTAAGGCTGAAATGGAGAAAAAGGCTACCGCAGAAGCTGCTGCTCAAGCGGAAGCAAAAGCAGAGGCTGAAAAGAAGGCTGCTGAAGTAAAAGCAGCTGAAGCAACGCCTGCTCCGGCTGCTGCTCCTTCTGACTTGGATGCTCCGGTTCTGTCCACCGATGAAACACCTTTTGCTGAGCGCGTGACCAAGGTGCCAGCTGCCAGCTATAAGGTAGATTATTCCGGTGCAATCCGTGAGGTGACTATGGGTAACGGCGATAAAGCTGTTACTGTGGGTGGTGCCACATCGCTGCCTTTCCATCTCTTTGAGGGCGAACTGGGCAATAAGCCGCTCATCGCTATGGAGATCATGGATGTCCGACCTGATAACTGGCCTGACACCCTGACAAAATACTTTGACGATGTTATGGACAGTCCGGTGGACTGGGCCAAGAAATGCGTTGATGTGTATAAGGCTGATGCCCTGAATATCTGGCTCAACGGCACAGATCCTAACGGGGAAAATCGTTCGGCGGCAGATGCGGCCAAGGACGCGGCAGCTGTTATCGAGGCTGTTGATGTGCCGATCATCATCTGGGGGTGTGGTAATTCCGAGAAGGATACGGAAACCCTGCGCGAGGTGACCTCGCTGATCGGTGACAAGAAAGTCTGTCTGGCACCGCTTGAGGATGCCAACTACCGTGCTATCGGCGCAACGGCAATGGCCTTTCAGCATCCTATGGTTGCAGCCTCTCCCATTGATGTCAATCTGGCCAAGCAGTTGAATATTCTCCTGGAAAATCTCGGTGTGCCGCTTGGTACGGTAATGATGGACCCGTCAGTCGGTGCGCTGGGTTACGGTATTGAATATACGTATTCAGTTATGGAGCGTATTCGTATCGCTGCATTGACCCAGAAAGATGAAAAACTTCAGGTGCCGATTATCTGTAACCTCGGACGTGAGGTCTGGAAGGCCAAAGAGGTCGGGCTGCCCACGGATGAGATGCTGGGCGATCAGGAAAATCGCGGTATTATGATGGAGGCGATTACGGCTTCCTGTATGCTGATGGCCGGTGGAGAAGTCCTGATCATGCGCCATCCCAAGGCGGTCAACATGACCAAGGCCCTCATTAACGGCCTAGCTGGTTAATGAAGATCTGCTCACTTGCTCAAAAGCAAAAAAGCACGTCATGAACCTGAACTCTGAACCGTCTACACCAGATACACCATAAGGGAGTTGTCTCAATGTCGAAGATCATTTGCTCCGCAGCGATTCGCGGCGCCCAAAAAATCGTGGATATGGCTGAAGCGTCCTACGAGGAGGCCGTAAAGAAGTACGGCCCTGAACAGGAAGTTTCCTTTCCCAATACTGCCTATTACCTGCCGATTATTTACTCCATGCTTGGAGCCAAGGTGGAGAAACTCGGTGATATGAAAGATATTTTTCAGGAATGTCGCAAGCTCCTGCCAGCTGTTGTTTCCGAGGACATTTGGCTGCCCTACTTGGCACCTGCCTTGGATGCCGGAATGGCTACCTATTTTGCCGAGGAAATGTACGAGGCAATTGATTACCTGAATTCACCGGATTATTACACTAAGACCGAAGATCCCACAGCGGATAATATCTGGCTGGGCGCGGCGGACGATGTTATTTTCCGGAAACGCGGTGTCGAGTTTGTTGACGGCACGGCTCCGGGTTTTGCCGCCATTGTCGGTTCACCGGCAGATCCTGAGGTTGCCTCGAAAATCGCCTTGGAATTGCAGGAGAAAAATCTCTATATCTTCATGCATACTGATTCCGATGGGAATTATATGCCTGATCTGTTGGTTAAAAGTGGGGTGCAGGTCGGTTGGAACACTCGCTTGGTGCCCTTTGGTAAACGCTATACCTCGGTGGTTTTTTCCATCGGTTTTGCCTGTCGTGTGGCCATGGCCTTTGGTGGTGTGAAGCCGGGTGATTCCAGAGCGAACCTTATTTACAACAAAGAGCGAACCTACGCCTTTGTTATCCCTTTTGGTCAGGTCAGCGACGAGTGGTATGCTAATGCTGCCGGTGCGATCAACTGGGGCTTTCCCGCTATCTCTGACTATGCTATTCCCGAGATTCTGCCCACAGGTATCTGTACCTATGAGCATGTGGTGTCTGATGTACCCCATGATGAAATTGTCCAGAAGGCCATTGAAGTGCGCGGCCTCAAGGTCAACGTCAGCAAAATCGATATTCCCATGTCCTTTGGCCCGGCCTTTGAGGGTGAGCGTATTCGTAAGGATGATCTCTTTATGGAATGCGGTGGTGGTCGAACCACCGGCGTGGAGGTGCTGATTTCAAAAGAAATGGACGAGGTGGAAGACGGGCTGGTGACGTTGGAAGGACCGGATATTGCCGATATCGAATTAGGCCAGAATTTGCCCATCGCTATTCTGGCCGAGGTGGCCGGACGTGAGATGCAGTCGGATTTCGAGCCTATCCTGGAGCGTCAGTTTCATCACCTGATGAACTATATTCAGGGCATCATGCATATCGGCCAGCGGAATATCATGTGGGTCCGCATCGGCAAGGCTGCCGTGGAAAAAGGTTTTTCCTTTAAACATCTTGGTGTGGTGTTACATGGTAAGTTGCATCAGGAATTCGGCGCGATTCTCGATAAGGTGCAGATCAAGATCTACACTGAACAGGAAAAAGTCGAAGAGGTTATGGATATTGCTAGGCAGGTGTATGAAGAGCGTGACCTGCGCCTCGGCTCCATGACTGATGAGACCGAAGATGTTTTCTACTCCTGTACCCTGTGCCAGTCTTTTGCACCCAGCCATGTCTGCGTGATCACACCGGAGCGTATTGGTATGTGCGGTGCCTATAACTGGTTGGACGGCAAGGCCTCCTTTCAGATTAACCCCACCGGCCCGAACCAGCCCATTGATAAGGGCGAGTGTACAGATGCTGATAACGGCTATTTTACCGGTATCAACGAGTTTGTTAACCAAGCTTCCCGAGGCGCGGTGCCCGAGGTCAGTTGCTATTCTTTGATGAATAATCCCATGACCGCTTGCGGTTGCTTTGAGGCTATTGCCGCCATGTTGCCGCAATGTAACGGAATCATGGTGGTCAACCGTGATTACATGGGAATGACCCCGTCCGGTATGAAATTCACCACCTTGGCCGGTATGGCTGGCGGCGGTATGCAGACTCCTGGGTTTATGGGTGTGTCTAAGCATTACATGTCCAGTAAAAAACTGTTCAAGGCTGAAGGCGGCGTTAAGCGAATGGTCTGGATGCCGAAAATCCTCAAGGATGAGATCAGCGAGAAGCTCAAGGCCTTATGTGAGTTTGAGGGCATGCCGGAGCTTTACGACATGATCGCCACAGAAGAGCAAGGCACCACAGAGGAAGAGATTCTTGCCTTCCTGAAGGAGAAGGGGCATCCTGCTCTGGAGATGGAAACGGCTATGGGGTGATTCGCTAGGACGCTCAATTCTATCGGGAATCAGAAGTATTTATTGGCTGTCTGATTCCCGAATAACTGTCTGATTCCCGAATAAGTAAATAATGAGAGATAAGGAGGTCATAAAAAGGTTTATAGAGTATCTGAATAACTCTTATGGCAAGGCACTGAAAATTGATAGATGGCCTGATGAAGAAAATAGAGAGTCTCCTGATATTGATGCTATCGCCGGGGAATACGCAATAGAACATACCCGTTTCGATACAGTTGAAAACCAAACCCGTGATAGCGACTATTTTTTGAAGGTAGTGCAAGGACTGGAAGAGGAGTTTTATGGAAAATTAGATTATCAACTTGATATTATATTTCCTTATGATGCTGTAAGAAGAGGTCAGGACTGGTCTAACATTAAAGAATCAATTCGCAAATGGATTATCAATGAATCTTGTTTGTTGAGTGATGGAACAGCTTGGATTCAAGAAATTCCAGATATACCTTTAAAATTGTATATTAATACACATCGAAATCCCGATATAATTGGAAGGGTATTATTTAGTCGTTTTCAACCGAGAGAACACTCAGAAGCTAATCGCTTGAAAAGTCAGCTTAATAGGAAAATACAGAAACTTAATAAGTATAAGAGACAGAACTATTTTACACTATTACTTATTGAATCCAATGATATTGCACTGATGAATAAATTGAAGTTCGTTGAATGGGTAAAAAATGCTTTCCCTGTATATCCAGAGGGTGTTGATGATTTTTGGTATGTGAAGACATCTCCATCAGATATTCATTTTGTAAACATTACGAGTTATTGCAAGTAAGTCGCAGCTTAAATTTTGGAAGTAGAAACTTGAAAATTTTTATATGAAAACAGTTACTCTAAGAATAGACGACAGCATTATTGAGAAATTTCTATGGCTGTTGGAACAATTTAAAAGCCAAATTAAGATTTTGGATCAGTCCGATTATGTCAGTGACGATGAATACCTGAGATCAATCGACGGTATGGTGCAGAGTATTAATGAGGCGAGAGAAGAGCCGGAGAACAAAGGGGTTACATTGGATAAGTTGGATTGGTGATGTACACTGTCAAATTTATGACGCAGGCACAGAAAGATGCCAAGAAACTGGCTGCCAGCGGATTAAAAAGAAAAGCTCAAAAACTGATCGAAATTATACAAAATAACCCTTTACAATATCCGCCGGAATACGAATTTTTGAAAGGCGATATGAAAGGATTGATCAGCCGACGTATCAATAAGCAGCATCGTCTGGTTTATGAAATTTTTGAAGAAGAAAAGCGCATTAAAATTTATCGTATGTGGAGCCATTACGAATAAGTTTTTCAAGAGTATCATTACCAATGGTTCGGTAATTAATTTTTAGTTCAATAATACCAATAGGTTACCTTGACGGAGCAAGTTTGTAAAGTGTGTATAATTTCAAACAGTTAACATTTAAAGGGTTTCCTGTACAAGAAAATTTACCGAACCATTGATTACTCATAATGAAAAAAAGTTTGATTGCGTGAAAATGAAATGGGAAATTCAGCAAAAAATAGAAAAGGAGTGTGCAGGATTATCAGATAAAGAAGCACATAAGGCTCAAATGGAAAAAATATTGGAAAATGATATATTGGGAAGCTTCCTGGAGCAGATATATTCAACAAATTAAGTGCTGGTAAATTTGGGAGATAAGAAAGAGGTGTAAATCGCCATGCCGTACAGCAGCTTTAAATCAGTCGGTGAAGTAAGTCAGAAATTTGATATCGAAGTACGAGCCGAATCGTTTATACAAACAAAAGAAATTCAGGTGCTGGAATATATTTCTTCCCGTCTTGAAGAGAAGTTGCGAGAGGATGCCTATTTTGTTAACGAATTCGCTATCTGCGAACATATTATCAGCCAGATATTAGATGCGGTGTCGGAAAAACACAAACAGCTCCTTGTCTGGTCGCATGTTCCCTTTAATGTTGATCAGGAACAGAGTTTGGTCGGCGAGCCAGATTACCTGATTGCCCCGAAAACAAAGTACGGGGTGATGGCCGTTCCTCCTCTGTGTGTTATGGAGGCCAAACAGGAAAAATGGAACGAAGGCTGGGCACAGACTCTGGCGGAAATGTATGCCGCATCGTTACAGGGGGCGGAGATTTGTTTTGGCGTCGTAACAACTGGTAAGGCCTGGGAATTCGGTAAGTTTGAGCACAATGTTTTTACTAAAGACCCGACGCAGATATCAGCCACGGAAAATTTACAAAAAATTCTTGAGGTATTAAACTGGCTGTTCAGCCAAGCCGATACCCGTAAGCACAATTAAAGAAATCGAAAAAGTACGTAAGAATAAATTGACAGCAACCGGGTGGACAGCAAAACGTATTCCCGGTGTTTTGATTCTGGTTTTTGAACAGGAGGATAGATAATGGCGTTAACCGGTATACAGATACTCAAGATGCTGCCCAAGAAGAATTGCGGCGAGTGCGACATACCTACTTGTCTCGCCTTTGCCATGAAAGTGGCTGCCGGGCAGGCCGAAATAGAAGCATGTCCTTATGTAAGTGATGAGGCAAAGGCTACCATCGGCGAGGCTTCGGCTCCTCCGATTCGTACCATCAAAATCGGTGCCGGTGATGCGCAGTTCACCGCAGGCGGTGAAACCTGTCAATTCCGGCATGAGAAGCGGTTTGAGAATCAGACCGGCTTGGCTGTTCTGATCGCGACAGACGAAGGTGTCGCCTCGATTGACGGCAAGATTAAGCGGGCCAACGATTTTGAGTATGAGCGTGTCGGGGTTCTGATGCGTAATAATCTGGTCGCTATCAAGGATAAGGGCGGTATTTCTCTGGCCGATATGGCCAGGAAGGTTATGGAAGGTGCTCCTAAACAGGCTATCATTCTGATGAGTGATAATGTGGAGAGCCTCAAGGCTGGAGCCGAAGCCTGCGGTGACAATAAACCTCTGCTCTATGGTGCCACCGGCGAAAGCGTTGACGCGTTTGCCAGTCTTGCTCAAGAGACCGGTTGTGTTATCGGTGTGAAGGGGAAAAATCTGGACGATTTGGTTGAGACTGCGGAGAAGCTGCTTGCCGCCGGAGTCAAGGATATGGTCATCGACACCGGTGCTCGGACCCTTAAAGGAGCCTTTGAGGATAATGTTGTGGCTCGTCGTTCTGCGGTTAAGGATAAGTTCAAGCCCCTTGGTTTTCCGACTATCGCCTTTCCCTGTGAGATGTGTGATGATCTGATGATGGAGGCCATGATCGGCTCTGTTATGATCGCCAAGTACGCAGGCATCACCGTGTTCTCTGATCTTCAGGGAGATATACTGTTCCCGCTCCTGCTGGAGCAGCTAAACATCTTTACTGATCCGCAGCGGCCAATGGTTGTGGCTGAGGATATCTACCCGGTCACCGGACCGGATGAGAATTCACCGGTACTGATTACCTGTAACTTTTCGCTCACCTACTTTATTGTGTCCGGTGAGATTGAAGGCTCCAAGGTACCCAGCTGGTTGCTGATCAAAGATACTGAAGGTCTGTCCGTGCTCACTGCTTGGGCTGCTGGTAAATTCGGTGCCGATCTGATTGCCATGTTTGTTAACAAGTCTGGAATTTTGGATAAAGTCAAACATCGTGAGCTGATCATTCCAGGTTATCTGGCCACCATCAAGGGTGAGCTGGAAGAGGAGCTGCCTGACTGGACTATCACCATCGGTCCTCGTGAAGCCGGGCATCTTCCTGCCTTTCTCAAGGAATGGAAACCGGCAGCATAACTAGGGCTGACGGTGCAGTTTTGCTTTGTACAAGACAGCCCTGTCGTCCAATCGGATGATGGGGCTGTTTGGTCTGGAGCCGTGCAGGGTGCGTTTACGCACCAATCATGTGCCATTGAAGTGTTAAATTTTAGAAGGAGATGTAGATAT includes:
- the cooS gene encoding anaerobic carbon-monoxide dehydrogenase catalytic subunit, translating into MAKPNRCESCNDITASSTRDLLNQDLAKQVRTAYDRIEDRGMSACLFGSGGTCCRNCNMGPCQIIDGVESMVGICGATADTVAARNFARVVAAGTSAHTDHAREMVRGFIATAKGETPHEIKDVAKLHDMAQLFGIATEDRDKNEIALELGEKALAEFGSQDGTPLTMLKRAPEKQQKIWKEQGVEPRGIDREVVEMMHRTHMGVDQEYHNIIKQASRCALADGWGASMLSTELTDIMFGTPVPKRAIVDLGVLREDMVNVTVHGHEPLLAESLCLAAEDEEILALAKKAGAKGINLAGVCCTGNEILMRRGIPVAGSFIQQEMVLATGAVEAMVVDVQCVMQSLAQVVKGKHTDIITTNYRAKMPDGVHIQFDEHDAYASAKQILAHAIGNFKKRGEHYIPKDKKFDVVVGFSHETINYMLGGRFRQSYRPLNDNIINGRIRGVGALVGCEHYKYSDDIHFEIAKELIKNNVLVLATGCAAQALGRRGLMRPEAAIEYAGDGLREVCETVGMPPVLHVGSCVDNSRLLIALTAMVKEGGLGDDIAELPAVGSAPLWMSEKAVAIGQYFVASGAHVIFQDLPINGAKKFSEYLLKDIKEEFGACWGVQNNPLDIAKAMIAAIDEKREALGINKKKERVLMDMAMRRDLEAGKGIAGAGCGG
- a CDS encoding acetyl-CoA decarbonylase/synthase complex subunit delta, coding for MKSGSNLERVLRSGAFAVTGELGPPKNSDPDVVREKARILKGNVDAVNITDCQTAIVRMSSIGAGLLAQAEGVEPVIQMTCRDRNRIGMQSDLLAASALGLKNLLCLTGDHQKFGNHPGSKGVFDMDSIQLLGMIRDMRDGKKFQCGEEIKGKGTDLFLGAAANPFAYPHEFRAVRMGKKIANGADFIQTQIIYNLDRFAEFMKTARELGLHEKAYILAGVTPPKSVGMARYMKKFVPGMDVTDEVIKRMQGAKDKKQEGINICVDIINQVKEIPGVAGVHVMAIEWEEAVPEICEKAGLLPRPTFDVFGEPALAFEATEEKAAEAIEVRGTDEDLDAADDVLEQAKAEAEKIIAAARTQAAAFAGQTAQSGEATTENAAVGGQAADDAGEHAMNEKGRRAALESVNQGLNALKKAYGLSDDQFDALMNFVDAASVLNKEPEGMTQQPSGATPAPASPAVPAVEEKTDDAAAKAKAEAEAKAKAEAAAKAEAEAKAKADVEAKAKAEAVAKAEMEKKATAEAAAQAEAKAEAEKKAAEVKAAEATPAPAAAPSDLDAPVLSTDETPFAERVTKVPAASYKVDYSGAIREVTMGNGDKAVTVGGATSLPFHLFEGELGNKPLIAMEIMDVRPDNWPDTLTKYFDDVMDSPVDWAKKCVDVYKADALNIWLNGTDPNGENRSAADAAKDAAAVIEAVDVPIIIWGCGNSEKDTETLREVTSLIGDKKVCLAPLEDANYRAIGATAMAFQHPMVAASPIDVNLAKQLNILLENLGVPLGTVMMDPSVGALGYGIEYTYSVMERIRIAALTQKDEKLQVPIICNLGREVWKAKEVGLPTDEMLGDQENRGIMMEAITASCMLMAGGEVLIMRHPKAVNMTKALINGLAG
- the acsB gene encoding acetyl-CoA decarbonylase/synthase complex subunit alpha/beta, with amino-acid sequence MSKIICSAAIRGAQKIVDMAEASYEEAVKKYGPEQEVSFPNTAYYLPIIYSMLGAKVEKLGDMKDIFQECRKLLPAVVSEDIWLPYLAPALDAGMATYFAEEMYEAIDYLNSPDYYTKTEDPTADNIWLGAADDVIFRKRGVEFVDGTAPGFAAIVGSPADPEVASKIALELQEKNLYIFMHTDSDGNYMPDLLVKSGVQVGWNTRLVPFGKRYTSVVFSIGFACRVAMAFGGVKPGDSRANLIYNKERTYAFVIPFGQVSDEWYANAAGAINWGFPAISDYAIPEILPTGICTYEHVVSDVPHDEIVQKAIEVRGLKVNVSKIDIPMSFGPAFEGERIRKDDLFMECGGGRTTGVEVLISKEMDEVEDGLVTLEGPDIADIELGQNLPIAILAEVAGREMQSDFEPILERQFHHLMNYIQGIMHIGQRNIMWVRIGKAAVEKGFSFKHLGVVLHGKLHQEFGAILDKVQIKIYTEQEKVEEVMDIARQVYEERDLRLGSMTDETEDVFYSCTLCQSFAPSHVCVITPERIGMCGAYNWLDGKASFQINPTGPNQPIDKGECTDADNGYFTGINEFVNQASRGAVPEVSCYSLMNNPMTACGCFEAIAAMLPQCNGIMVVNRDYMGMTPSGMKFTTLAGMAGGGMQTPGFMGVSKHYMSSKKLFKAEGGVKRMVWMPKILKDEISEKLKALCEFEGMPELYDMIATEEQGTTEEEILAFLKEKGHPALEMETAMG
- a CDS encoding Txe/YoeB family addiction module toxin; protein product: MYTVKFMTQAQKDAKKLAASGLKRKAQKLIEIIQNNPLQYPPEYEFLKGDMKGLISRRINKQHRLVYEIFEEEKRIKIYRMWSHYE
- the acsC gene encoding acetyl-CoA decarbonylase/synthase complex subunit gamma; translation: MALTGIQILKMLPKKNCGECDIPTCLAFAMKVAAGQAEIEACPYVSDEAKATIGEASAPPIRTIKIGAGDAQFTAGGETCQFRHEKRFENQTGLAVLIATDEGVASIDGKIKRANDFEYERVGVLMRNNLVAIKDKGGISLADMARKVMEGAPKQAIILMSDNVESLKAGAEACGDNKPLLYGATGESVDAFASLAQETGCVIGVKGKNLDDLVETAEKLLAAGVKDMVIDTGARTLKGAFEDNVVARRSAVKDKFKPLGFPTIAFPCEMCDDLMMEAMIGSVMIAKYAGITVFSDLQGDILFPLLLEQLNIFTDPQRPMVVAEDIYPVTGPDENSPVLITCNFSLTYFIVSGEIEGSKVPSWLLIKDTEGLSVLTAWAAGKFGADLIAMFVNKSGILDKVKHRELIIPGYLATIKGELEEELPDWTITIGPREAGHLPAFLKEWKPAA